The Juglans regia cultivar Chandler chromosome 10, Walnut 2.0, whole genome shotgun sequence genome includes the window GGAGGGGTTGGAGCCAAGAGAGAAGAAGACGTGGGACGGAAGGCCTATGGAATGCGATGAGGATCTACAGAAATGGGGAATCCATTGGGATGGGTTTTTCTCCAAAACTCTAAATTTATCCCCAAATTATAGGGATAGATCCCATATGGGGAGTCCAATGGGGATgctattactatttatttagtactctttttgtatttgattttttttttaatgattaaagatattaaaaaaatatttaaaagaaaataataaaaaataaataaataactttaaatatattataaataataaataagtagtaAGAAGACAGTAACTATATTACTATCCACTAAATAAAATGGTAAAGGaaagttgagagaaaaaaatagaaaataaattggtCTTAAATACATTGCGtagttttgaaaaacaaaatgatttgGCACTATAAGGTAACCACGGGGCAAGCACTTGACCACTCAGCAACTGCCACTTGGCAGCACAATGAAAGGAATGAGGCAGTTGGAGAACAAGTCCACGCCATATCAATATATGTGCACCCCATTAGTGCATTGTGTTGACACCTAAGAGATCAACGTGTTGACACCTCATGCTTTCTCTCGAGTCTTTatgtattgaaaaattctatacataaatgttatatttttgtacattatttaaaaatatataaatttattattttatctttatattttatgaaatataaaatatgaggataaaagaaaaaaaaaattatatattttttaaatagtatgcATAGTGTGAAGCTTCTGTATAgcacaatttttatatatttactctttttttagcTGAAAAGCCACGAAATGATCTAGACTATTCCAATTGTTGAAGGTCACAGCTCCAGCTACCCATCGTATCTCCATCTCGTTGCGCCTCCCCCATTGCTGCATGGCGCTGCATAAAAAActacataaaaacaaatgattattttaaacaGATAATTTAAGacgagaatgattatttgtgatgagaatgattatttacgataaaaataaattcattttaataaaaaataattatttttataagaaataattaatcacAATTAAACAGTTCGAGAATTCTCCTAAGTATTTTGAGTATTCcattcattttaattgttttatatttttttccattccaAATATGAAAGATTATAAAGATGCTGCGGGCGTGGATGCTTTTCCGGAAAATAATAATGACGTTGAGGCTCAAGACACCAAAcaagaaatttttatttcattacttgtttttaaaaattgtattacTAAACATTTTATTGTCTTGTTCAGTGCCTTTGAACAGTGTCATTTTGAGAGTTTTGGTTAATGAAATATTCGACTTTACTTTATAAATGTTATGAAATCTTTTATACCTATTACAAAGAATGTATGTTAAGTTAGTAGTATTCAGTTCATTTAACTTTATAAGTCCCAAAGGAACGAGTCCTTACAATTAACCCTCGTGTATTAGCGATAGATGTCCTTGTGATCAATAGTTCTTCTTGTAGTTAACGGATAAGAACCGAATGAATGGGTCATCACTAGGTGAACCACTAGTGACGCATTCCAACATTGCCATCCATCCCAACCTCATAGGCAccttcctcatcctcatatGCCCATTCATTTACCTCATTAAGCACATGCAAtcatactttttatttaattttcttttctttaacctTACCTTATCTCTCATACTTTAAAATAATGAatcatactatataatattcaatCATATATCAGTCATTCAATTCTAAAATCATATAACATCTTTCATTATAAATCGAATTCGTAAAAAAGCGATTGTCaacgtatatatataggaagTCAAATCAATAAAAGAGTCTTACACACTGGAGTCAGCCCGCCTCCAATGCCGGCTCTTCCATTAGGCCgcttaggcaattgcctaaggCCCCTAATGAAAGAAGgcccctaaaaaaatatatacattataatttttttatatatatatttaataaaaaattttaattaactcaatgagaaggagaatataaataagatcaaataaatattatatcattattattttttaaaagtatcacatataataattattttacctatTCTCCTTCTAAGAATacacttctctttttttattatcaatttaatatataattaatttgaaaattataaatagtaaattttaatttttcagtgttCATAAAAGGTTTTGGTATAATCCTTTGAAGAGGCAAGggcccactttttttcaaatgtgtaagttgtttatagaactttattgacaataaaaaatataattgtgtctaagagtctaaagtacttgtaaaactagatttaataaaattctctctaaatcaaaaatttcctaataaagattaagtcaggtattaattgaaaatgtggtataaaatcttaattaataattttactttacaaaatgataggaattatttttaaataaaaatataatataaaaataaaaataaatttatttaattttactttaaaaaaaaaaattaagttagcCTTAGGCCCCGGAACTTATTGAGCCGGCCCTGCCCGCCTCTCACCCCTGCATGGGCTAGCGTGATAGGTGAAAGCCCCCATGGGATGCGGGCCCCTACTGTCCACCCACTACCCACCCCTAATTAAAATTGCTGTCGTGACACTATCACTAAGATGTACAAGTGTTGAGTTGGAATGTGTAGTGGGTGGTCTAGACTTGTTCATTTAATTTCTATTGAAACATGTGAAAGAGTACGAGAAGAAGGGCTAGATCAATAATGTCGTAGCCTGCTGTAtgttcactatatatatagacagcgtacaaaacaaagaaatatgCAGTACAGTTATACTAAGCAGCTTTCCTAAAATACATAGCGAATATACAAGAGTAAATTACGCAGGCTATACACGGCTAATTATTTCTGCATGCTTATTTTACAGAAACGGGAAACCAACTCATTGACAGCTGGAATATGATATATGACTGGTTGATCTAATATTGATTCTGGTTGATCTGATATTGATTGCTTTACATCATGAGTCGTGTAAAATTTTATGTTCACTACAGTGTAAATTAATAGCCCTAGCTTTTGGATGGCCTGATgtattgtttttcattttaaagttcttttttgagaaaaagaaaacaattatgGTTTTCGTTATTTTGGGGTATTAAGTTTTATCTATTTAGTAATTATGgcttttgtttttaagaaaaattgatattaaaaaaaaaaaaaaactataattctTGTTTTGTGAAGTTCTTTTTCGTGCTTATAATTATTATctcttatagtttttttaacaatagtttattatttaaatgaataatagtttattatttaaatgaataattctacatacaatcgtaaaatgcataaatgtcacgtaattgttttgaaaaaaaagtaggatctataattaaaaaattaattttttttatgtgagtctcatattttatttattttttttaaagagattacaCGACAGTTACATAATTcataaatgtaaatatattttgtcaGTCCAAAGACCCACACagtaattttatcttaatttattaactATATACAACGATAGAGTCGTTCGTACCACTTTGCACAAGCATGACAATCACGCTGATGCAGTAGCTATCCAAGCGCAAGTTAGTGGTGGGCGTCCAACCCACTTTATATCTTTGTCTGAAATCTAATTACAGTCTAAAGTATGTGCTAATCCATTGGTTTGCTGTAAAGCAGAATTCACAAAGCATAGAATCATCTCAAGCATGACAATAATAGATGACGATGATCGTTCGTACCACTTTGCACAAACACGATAATCACGGTGATGCAGTAGTGCGTAGCTATCCAAGCGCAAGTTAGTGGTGGCCCTGCTGGATGTCGAACCCACAATCTTTTTGCCTTGAATCTAATTTTGTTGAGGAAAATATCAACCACATGGAGAGGATATCCCAACCGGTTAGCTTTAAGATGAGTCTGGACCCTTACTAACGTCTAAAGCCCAAATCATAACCGAGGAGCCCAGCCTAGCACCTACGAAACCAGCCCACAACCAATAATGACTGGATAAGCTAGCTACCGATGGGATAGCTATCCAGTCaatggtaaaaaataaaagaggttaTTATTCGAATTTGCTAGGAGATGGATcatcatctctaaatttaaatttgaataaaggaTAACTATCGTTCACGCGGGAATAAAGAGAGATCACGAAGCTCAATATAAAGGAAAAACTCAAGTAAGCAAGATGATGAAATTGttgttattatcattattaccCACAAATTACTGATTTAGGCATCAGAAGCGTTCTCTTGGACTCCCGTACTTTCTAcactttggttgcaggtgatcgtgaggtggtggtggagaaACACATCCAAAACAGTTAGCGTCGTCTGTGGATTGTTTAAGTCTCACACTTTGCGTGCTTTTCACATGCCCATCACTACTCGGTCTCAGGCAACTAGAGATTAAGGAGAAACTTCACAAAGTATGGTGGAGAAGATCGCAGAGATGGAGGAAATGATAAAGAAGCTTACCACGGAGATGGATTCCTTACGTAAGGAAAATGAGACTCTTAAGTCACGAAATGGGCTGTCAAGCGAGGATGTGACAACCAGTTAGGCTGACAGGGTAGAGATGGAGGCAAATAGCGTGGGAAAGGGCCATCAAGAGAACGAGGACGCAAAGAAGTTGCACCACAATGTACATAACTTGATGGaaaaaatatgaggagatggccaAGAAGATAGGAATGTCTTCTTCAGTAGATCAATTGCTGTCGAGCACAAATCTACTGTTTTCTACGGAAACCCTGGCGATGCCCCTGCCCACGAAATTCAAAGTCCCGACAATGGATTTATACGACAGCTCGAAAGATCCCATGAAGCACCTTTAAACTTTCAAAGCTCATATGACACTCCACGGGTTCCAAGGGGAAATTGCTTGTAGAGCTTTTCCCTTTGACTCTAAAAGGGTTGACGAGAGGATGGTTTAGTGCACTGCAACCAAATTCTATAGAGACTTTTGAAGAATTGGGCTGACAGTTCTTACCCAATTCATGGCGAGTAGAAAATGAAGGAGACCCGCCGTCTACTTGTTGACCGTCAAACAAAGGGAGGACAAAAGCTTGAAAGCGTGTTTGACATgcttcaataaataaaagatgaagaCTGATGACCAAGATGAGAAAATCATGCTAGCATCGCTATTAGAAGGCATTTGGCCAAGGAGCCCTTTTATGACCAAGCTGACTCGAAAAACCCCTTCCACTTTGCGAGAATTCATGAATAGAGctgatgattttgttaatgctAAAGACACCTTGATCGCCTTGACTACCCAACCAGAAAGAAGGAGTGAGGGGAAACGAAAGGGGGATAGAGGAAAGACCTAGATGGAGGACAAAGGGTGAAGAGAGACTAGCAAGAGTCAAGGCAGGATGGTAATGTAAGAAGGCATAGTGGCAGTTATGTACACTatttagaaaaaacaaaggaagaagaaacaacTGAGAAAGAACGGCAAACCAAGAAGTACTACTCTTATCATGAGTCAAGGGGGCATAGAATCGAGGACTGTTACAACCTGAAGTGAAAAGTAGAAGAAATGAGGAACGATGGCGAGTTAGAGCAATTGATCACCAAAACATGACCCCCCCACGGCGAACAAACGAAAGGAAGAATGAGCACAAGAGGAGAAGAAGTAAGAGCCCCAGGCGACGGGAATCATTGAAAAGGGAGAGGAGATCAAATGAACCTAGGGACCGAAGGGCGTTTGCAGACGAAAACTGAAGAAACCAACCTCTGGGTGAAATACACACTATTGCTGGTAGATATGCAGGAGGTGGCCCAACTTCCTCAGGAAGAAATACCTATGCAAGGTGGGCAAGATACGAAGAAATCTATAATGTAGAGAGACCCGTCAAACAATCCCGAGTACAAGGATCACACACGATATCTTTTGACGAGGAAGATTGTCGAGGAGTTGTGTACCCCCATGATGATGCTCTGGTAGTAACAATGTTGGTGGAAAATTTTACCACCAGGAAAATACTGATTGACAATGGAAGTTCAGCGGATATCTTGTTTTCTGGGATGCTTTTAGCAAAATGGGAATTAGCGAAGAGCAATTGAAACCAGCACCAACCACGCTGAAAGGGTTCATTGGAGATGCGGTGCAACCAATGGGCTCCATTACATTACCAATATCTGTAGGCATAGATCCTTATGTCACCACGACAATGACTGAGTTTTTAGTAATAAGAACTCGGTCTGCATATAATGCACTCATTGGGTGGCCCACGATGAATGCATTAAAGACCATTACCTCAACCTATCATCTaaaaatgaagttcccaacaGGTGAGGTACATTGGCCAAGAGGAATAGGTGAAGTACACGGCGAGTAGGTCTTAGCCAAGGAATGTTATGTGCTGGAGCTCAAACAATGGCAAAGAGAGGTCAGCATGGTAGGTTATGAAGAGCACATGGTCCTCCCGCTAGGACCACAGGTAATGGCAACAGAGTTAGAGACTAGGGATGAAGATACCTTGAAGCATGGAGAGGCAGATGAGCCTCAAGAATTGGTCACCCTTGAACAGAACCATCTGGAAAGCCACATGAAGATTGGGACAAAATTGGCGCAGGAAGAGAGACAACAACTGATAGATTTCCTCCTAGACCATAAAGATGTATTCGCATGGAGTCACAAAGACATGCCCAGGATAGGCGAAGAAATCATCGAACATGAGCTAGACATAGACCCAAAGATACGTCcagtaaaacaaaagaagagaaacttCATTATCGAGAAGTTCAAAGCAATCGCAGAAGAGGTTGATCAGTTATTAGCAgttggattcatcaaagaagCACGTTATCCAGAGTGGCTGTCTAACGTGGTGTTTGTAGAAAAAATCCAACAGAAAGTGGTGAAAGTGCGTGGATTTTACCGACCTCAACAAATCTTGCCCAAAGTACAGCTTCCCATTACCAAGGATATATTTGATAGAGGATGAAACAGCAGGGCATAAAATGCTAAGTTTCATGGATGCCTACTTGGGATACAATCAAATAAGAATGAAGAAGGCTGCTCAGGAGAAAACCGGCTTTATAACTGACCATGGACTCTATTGCTAtaaagtgatgccttttggcttGAAGAACACTGGGGCAACCTACCAGAGGTTGGtgaacaaaatgtttaaaaactAAATCGGAAGAAGCATGGAgttgtatgttgatgatctaCTAGTAAAGAGCAGGGAGTTTGACCAACACATAGAAGACCTTAGAAAGGAAAGGCCTTTCAGGCCTTATGTCAGTACCAAATGAAGCTTAACCCAACAAAATGTGCATTCGGAGTGCAATCGGAAAAATTCCTCAATTTTATGGTTTCAGGTAGAGGGATCGAAGCAAATCCTGAGAAACTCAGAGCAATAATAGAGATGAAGTCGCCCACGAACTTGAACGAAATACAAAAATTGGCGGGGAAGATTGCAACTCTGAACAGGTTTGTATCTTGATCAACGGATAAATGTCTCCCTTTCTTTTAGGTGCTAAAGAAAGCACGAGAGTGGGATGCCAAGTGCGAAGAAGTGTTTTCTTAGTTGAAAGAGTACCTACCTAAGCCACCATTGCTTAGTCACACTAAGTCAGGAGAGTCATTGTCATTATACTTAGCAGTAACTCCAAATGCAATATCTTCTACATTGGTACTTGAGGAAGAAAAGGAGCAAATACAGGTGTATTACGTAAGCAGTGCGTTGAGAGGATCAGAGACTAGATACCCAAAGGTGGAGTTGGTCGCCTTCGTAGTGGTAGTAGCAGCAAGGTGGTTACGGCCCAATTTCCAAGCCCATCCAATAAAAGTAATCACTTCATCGCCCTTAAAAAAGGTGTTACAGAAACCAGACACCTCATGACGGTTGGTCAGATGGTCAATCGAACTAAGTGAGTATGAGATCAGCTACAAACCAAAGAACGATGTGAAAGGGCAGATATTAGCCGATTTTGTAGCAGGGTTTTCCAACTTCAAAGAAGAAGTCCAGAAGCCACCTGAGAAGAATCCATGGCAAGTGTATGTAGATGGCTCGGAGGAGGAGTCAGGTGTACATAGTAACAAATAAGGGGAAAGAGTCGTACCATGCAGTACGATTGGAGTTCAAAATAACAAACAATGAAGTTGAGTATGATGCAGTACTTGCCGGATTGACGATCACGAGGGTACTAGGAGGCGAAGAAGTCGAAATGAAAGCCGATTCACAAGTAATAGTTAGGCAAACCACAGGGGAATATTTGGCGAGGGGATCCAAGCTAATAAAATACATTCACTAAGTACAGGAACAAAGCAAAGATCTCAAGTACTTTTGAATCGAAAAGATACCTTGTGGAGACAATTTCAAGGCTGACCGATTGTCATGTGTAGCCTCAGCAAAGCAAGAAGAAACACTATCATGGAAGGTTGATTTACAAGCAATGGCTAGACCAGCTGTAGGGGAAGAAAGTTTTCACACTCAGGAGAACACACTAGGATGGGCAAAtgatatcaaaaaatatttagagacAGACGAACTTCCCTCATCTCGGGAAGAGgtgagaaagttaaaaaataggGCAACCAGGTTTACCATAATAGACGGAGTACTTTACAGGCGGGGTTTCTCAAACCCATTGTTGCGATGTGTAACACAGGAAGAATCTGTGTATATGATGAAAGAAGTACACGAAGGAATTTGCGGGAGTCACTCAAGAGGACGATCACTAGTCGCAAAGATTGTAAGGGCATGTTACTATTGGCCTAATGCACTCAAAGATGCAAAGGAGTTCGTGAAGAAATGTGTTCAATGCCAGATTCATGTGCCAATCCCAGGTGCACCCCCTTGAGGAGTTGCGGTCCATAACATCCTCATGGTCGTTCGCCCAATAGGGGGTAGACTTGGTAGGTCCTATGCTCCTGAGCAATGGAGGAACCAAATTCATCATTGTAGATGTCGACTACTCTACAAAGTGGGTTGAAGCAGAGGTGATGACTACAATAATTGCTCAAAGCGTGACAAAGTTCCCCTAGAAAGCAGTGCTATACAGGTTCGGGATACCTCAATGTATCGTTTCTGATAACGGAAGACAATTTGATTTCGAACATTATCGCCAATGGTGTGCAGAGTTAGGAATCAAGGTCAAGTACTCCTCCCTAGGCCATCCCCAGACAAATGGATAAGTGGAAACAACTAATAAAACCATCATGGGAATACTGAAAAAGAAGATAGGCGACAGAAAAGGGCTATGGGCCGACGAGCTCCTAGAAATTTTGTGAGCTTATAGAACGACAGTAAAGACCTCAATAGGCCAAACACCTTTCTCCCTAGCCTATGGAAGCGAGGCGATGGCACCAGTACAGGTCGGGCTACCGAGCtacagaagaaaaaattttgatccAAAAGCAAATATAACAGGACTGGAAGAAAACTTGGACCTATTAAGGGAAATAAGGGCAGATGCAAAAGTTACAGTTGCAGCTTCTAAGAGGAAAGCGGAGCAATATTTCAACAAACGAGTGAAGCCCAGGTCATTCAAATTGGGCGACTTAGTGCTGAAGGAAACCGGCGTGACCTTAGGAGAAGAAGGGAAGTTAGGCCCTTGGTGGTAAGGACCTTACATTGTAGTGGCAAGCCACAGGCCAGGGACTTATCACCTCAAGGATACCGTAGGATGCCAGCTATCTCACCCATGGAACGCAGATCACCTATGAAAGTACTATGTTTAAAAGAAagataagtaattttctttcatttcatttgttgAATTGCGTATGAATGTCGTTTTCAATAAATGCTGGCACGTTTTGTccacttcttcttttgttttgtttcttttgactTTGCAACAAGTATCCAAGGTTAAAAACTTAGAAGGTTAAAACGATCGAGCAACTCTCCTGTCAACACCTACACGCCAAAAGGAGATGTGGTCGAGAAACTCTCCCAGGAgtctaaaaacttaaaaggatCAAGCGGTCGATGAATTCTACTGTTAAAGACCTTCacgccaaaaggtgacgtggtcgaggaactctcccacgagcctCAAAATTGAAAAGGTAAAAACGGTCCAGGAACTCTCCCGTTATACACCTTCACCgtaaggtgacgtggtcgatgAACTCTTCCATGAGCCTAAAAACTTAGATGGATAAAACGGTCGAGAAACTCTATCGTTAAACACCTTTGTGCCAAAAGgcgacgtggtcgaggaactctcccacaaGTCTAAAAACTTAAATGGATAAAACAGTCGAGAAACTCTCTCGTTAAACACCTTCATGCCAAAAGAcgacgtggtcgaggaactctcccatgagcctaaaaacttaaaatgataaaatagtcGAGGAACTCTTCCATTAAATACCT containing:
- the LOC118349670 gene encoding uncharacterized protein LOC118349670, with the protein product MKKAAQEKTGFITDHGLYCYKVMPFGLKNTGATYQRGIEANPEKLRAIIEMKSPTNLNEIQKLAGKIATLNRWSIELSEYEISYKPKNDVKGQILADFVAGFSNFKEEVQKPPEKNPWQVYVDGSEEESVLAGLTITRVLGGEEVEMKADSQEESVYMMKEVHEGICGSHSRGRSLVAKIVRACYYWPNALKDAKEFVKKCVQCQIHVPIPGAPP